A genomic window from Prochlorococcus sp. RS04 includes:
- a CDS encoding Fur family transcriptional regulator, with protein MSLSSQYKVITSPLGDGLHKDGKRLTPQRLKVLNLFENIGSGKHLSAEEVHEKLVKTSSKVSLATIYRTLRLLVQMGLLHELELSEGGHRYELLSNDTPDHHHLICIRCGRTEEFENDEVLEAGKVAAKVNGFKLIESSLNVRAICPNCI; from the coding sequence TTGTCATTATCCTCTCAATACAAAGTCATCACTTCTCCTCTTGGTGATGGATTACATAAAGATGGGAAGAGATTAACTCCTCAGAGGCTAAAAGTTCTTAATTTATTTGAAAATATTGGCTCAGGGAAGCATCTTAGTGCTGAAGAGGTTCATGAAAAGTTAGTTAAAACAAGCTCCAAAGTTTCACTAGCAACAATTTATAGAACTTTAAGACTTTTAGTTCAAATGGGTTTGCTTCATGAATTAGAACTCAGTGAGGGTGGGCACAGATATGAATTGCTTAGTAACGACACACCTGATCATCATCATTTGATTTGCATTAGGTGTGGAAGAACAGAAGAATTCGAAAATGATGAGGTTTTAGAGGCAGGCAAAGTTGCAGCAAAAGTTAATGGTTTTAAACTAATTGAATCCTCTTTAAATGTAAGAGCTATTTGTCCTAATTGCATTTAG
- a CDS encoding isochorismatase family protein, whose amino-acid sequence MNDQEISSEKLSSQVNALIIIDIQEKIIRPIFNKDSIIKNIKKLIDAYQILEENIFISEQNPLKLGVTIPELSPIAEFRKFEKMEFSLAKSEDFLKQLKDKKITNLIICGIETHICIQQTVLDCLQKGFEVILISDSMGSRNRVEHEIALQRMTQSGAIITTTESIIFELCKTADREEFKEIRNIIMS is encoded by the coding sequence ATGAATGATCAAGAAATCTCTTCTGAAAAATTATCATCGCAAGTAAACGCCTTGATAATTATTGATATTCAGGAAAAAATAATAAGACCAATTTTTAATAAGGATTCAATAATCAAAAACATTAAAAAGCTAATAGATGCTTACCAAATTTTAGAAGAAAACATATTTATATCTGAACAGAACCCACTCAAATTGGGAGTAACTATACCTGAATTATCACCCATAGCAGAATTTAGAAAATTTGAAAAAATGGAATTCAGCCTAGCTAAATCAGAAGATTTTTTAAAACAACTTAAAGATAAGAAAATTACTAATTTGATAATTTGTGGGATCGAAACACACATTTGTATTCAACAAACTGTCTTAGATTGTTTACAAAAAGGATTTGAAGTTATTCTAATATCAGATTCCATGGGAAGTCGAAATAGGGTAGAGCATGAAATAGCATTACAAAGAATGACTCAGAGTGGGGCGATCATAACAACGACTGAATCAATAATTTTTGAATTATGCAAAACTGCGGATAGAGAAGAATTTAAAGAAATTAGAAACATAATAATGAGTTAA